The window ACCCAAAGGGCCTGGGGATCTCCACTGGTTCCCTTACTGGGCGACGTCTGGCTCTCCGTATGCCTTCACGCAACAGGTAGTATTGCAGTGGATTTGGCCACAGGTCCTCTTTGATAATCTCAGCAATCCTGTCAGACTCTGGAAGACTGTGGTCTGAAAACCAGGTGAAGAAGCTGCAGACGATGTCTTGGTCCCTGCGAATGAAGGACTGGGGTTCATGGCCCCTGCGCCATATAATCGGAGTGGAAAGAGATACTACTTGGCCAGAGGATCTGACCTCATACTCCTTGACGATCAGCTTGTTTCTGAAGTACGGGTTTCTTCGAAAGAAGAACTTGAATTTGCAGCCCATCCTCGGGTGCCTGAGCTCCTTCACCTCCAAATTGGTTATGTACCTTAACATCTCTGCATCTTGGCCCCGAATCATGGGAGACAGCTGGGGGTGGTTCCGAAAGGCAGTGGCCCAGAAGCCAGGAATATTCTGAATGATGTAGTTCCTCCGCTCCAGGTAGTGTCGACGCATTCGCCCAAACTTGTGCTCCAGCTGGAGGAAGGCCCTGTCAGCCTGGGCATTCACAGTGTCCAGTTCCTGCTGGATGGCCTCCAGGGGGTTCATGCGTAGATGCAGGTTCAGGCGGCGGGGCCCCGCCTCCTCTTTCGCTTCCTCTTTCACCTCCTCTACCGCTCTGTTTTCCTCCACCACTTCCATTTCTTCACCTGCTGGTTTCTCCCCCATCTCCATCTCCTCCTCCGCTGCTCCGTCCTCCAACTTCTCTACCGCGTCAGCCCTCTCCTCCACCTTCAGGGCGACTGAGAAGATGGCGCCCTTTTCTTTCTTAACTTCCTGGGCCGTGGACCCAGTCATCTCCTCAGATCCCGACCACTCTTCGCCACGGGTTTCTAGGGTCTTCTCCCCATCAGGGCCGCGCGACTCTCCGTCCTCAAGGCCATTTTTCAGGCCGCTATCAGTTGCCACAGCAGAAGCTGCTTCCAGGCCCTCCGAGGGAGGCGGAGTCTCTTTCCGCCGGGCTTTGGCCTCTATGAGACCGCAACCCCCGTGCACTCCGATCTGGGGAGTAGGACCACAGCCCGCGGGATCCCGGGGAACACCCCTCTCCTCGCGAAGTTGGGGCGACAGAAGCGCGCCGGCCTCCAAGCTACCCTCTCCCGTCTCCGCCATCACCTGTGTCGCCTTCGTTTCTTCTCGGAACTTCTGGCACTGGTTTGGGTCCAGGTCTCCCGGGATGGTGCGGCTGTGGGTTTCGGGGAGAGTAGTGCGCTCGCCCCAGTCCAGGCCGCTCATGTCGGCATCAGCTAGACCGGCATTAAAACACCTACAGTTTTCCTCACAGAAGCCGCTCAGCAAATACGGCCGACTCGCGCCCCTTGCGCGTCAGTCTCGCGAGCGTCTCTGTGGCGGTGACGTCACAGCCACAGGGCGTCGCGAGAACTCGCTGAGCCGCGAAATTGGTTTCTCAACTGAGAGAGTAATCGTTTCAAACGCCAGTTTGACTTAACATAGGATAGAGTGGATTGGTCCCTCTCATCAAAGATGAGAGAATCTTTGTGATTGAAGGCAGTCACGACCCTCCTTGCGATGCTCCTGGAAACTGCCCTCGGGTATGTAAATTGGAGCAGTCCTAGGGATCTCCGTCCTACACTGCCTGCTGTCCGGTGTCCGAAAACATGTgttccagtttttgtttttattgctgagGCAGAAAGGTAAATCTGTTCTCTGTTACTCCATAATGACTAGTAGCAAAAGTCTATTCATTTTTTAACCAAGATAAGTagagcaaattatttaaccttcctCGAGTGACGTGAAAATAGTCGATTCTAGTCTCTAACATTATTGTGAGAAAAAGCTATTCCATGGCCTTTACCTCTCAAGTGATACGTATTCATTGCTAGTCCTCAGTTTATGAAATTCGAAGGGAAGTGCTTGTATGCATATCTACAGCAATAAGTCATGAACGGTTTATTAAATCTTACCCTCGCTGCCGGAAAGAGAAAATGATCAGCTGTTTCCAGTGCCAGAAactattgattttaaaaagtattttaggaAAGGTTGACTCTAATGAAATCTGTTCATGGCAATCAGCTCATAGGCTTCACTTGAGAGAGATGTCACTGACTCTCTTGTGGTTTTAGTTTTTTGGCTTGTGAAGAAAACATGTATTTCCCTATTCAAAACCTCAGAAATACCAATGGGGAGCCACCCACCACCATTTTTATGAGGTAAAACCAAGTTAAAATGGATAACCAACACTAACTTGTAGAAAA is drawn from Tamandua tetradactyla isolate mTamTet1 chromosome 5, mTamTet1.pri, whole genome shotgun sequence and contains these coding sequences:
- the TSPYL1 gene encoding testis-specific Y-encoded-like protein 1 — its product is MSGLDWGERTTLPETHSRTIPGDLDPNQCQKFREETKATQVMAETGEGSLEAGALLSPQLREERGVPRDPAGCGPTPQIGVHGGCGLIEAKARRKETPPPSEGLEAASAVATDSGLKNGLEDGESRGPDGEKTLETRGEEWSGSEEMTGSTAQEVKKEKGAIFSVALKVEERADAVEKLEDGAAEEEMEMGEKPAGEEMEVVEENRAVEEVKEEAKEEAGPRRLNLHLRMNPLEAIQQELDTVNAQADRAFLQLEHKFGRMRRHYLERRNYIIQNIPGFWATAFRNHPQLSPMIRGQDAEMLRYITNLEVKELRHPRMGCKFKFFFRRNPYFRNKLIVKEYEVRSSGQVVSLSTPIIWRRGHEPQSFIRRDQDIVCSFFTWFSDHSLPESDRIAEIIKEDLWPNPLQYYLLREGIRRARRRPVREPVEIPRPFGFQSG